ATCTGGCTGCTGTTCATTGAGATAAAATTTGTAATCAGGGTGAACGATTTCCAGCCCCATTGCACCGCGTTTAATTTCTCCATACGCATGAACAGGCTTGCCTTGAGAAAAGTTATTCTTCATCGCGGCGGTAAAATTAAAAAACCTTAGGGTGACAGTGCCGTTACCATCGCTGACTTTAACCGTCAGCATTTTTCGTTTACCAAACGTGGTATCCACTGCCATGACTTTGCCTTGAACCGCAGCCCATAAGCCGGCATGAAGTTTTACCATCGGGTAGATACGGGTGCGGTCTTCATAACGCAATGGCAGATGAAACAGTAAATCCTGAACGTTATGTAAACCGACTTTAGCCAGTTTTTCTGCGACTTTAGCGCCAACGCCGGACAAGGAGGTTAAAGGAACAGCAGATAACAATTGGGCAGACATAAGGGGCTCAAGAAAATGGTTAACATAGTAGTATGTTAACCAAGTTGCTGTGTTTTTGTACAGGAAAAAATAGGTAAGTATTCGTGAGGAGTAGAATTTCGCTGTCCCCGTTATTCCGAGGGGACGGAGTGACATAGGAATTGACTTGTCGTTAGTGTCTAAGTGAAGCTTACGTTAGTAACATTAGCCTGCTCAGACAGTCGATCCTGAATCACGCTCCTTCACCGCTGTTCAGGATAACTAGAGTGGATTACTTGCTTTGCATCTCTTGCCACCATGCATCATCCGCAACAATTTGGCCTTGTTCGTCAAGTTGTGGGTAAGTGAGCCCTTTGCGTTTTGCTACCTTGGCTAACACTGGGTGACCACGCTCAAATAAAATACGGTTGATGGTCTCTTGGTCTAGAGCACTGTTTTCACGTTGATACATACCCGCCGCTTCACGTTGGCGCTGCGCTTCGTAAAGAATCACAGCGCTAGCAACAGAGACATTCAGTGACTGCACCATTCCCACCATAGGAACAATAATATCCTGATCCGCGAGCTTTTTTGCTTGTTCCGATGCGCCTACTTTTTCGCTGCCGAGAATGATGGCTGTCGGTTTGGTGTAATCGATATCACGAAAATCAACGGCGTTATCAGATAAATTTGTCACCAAGACTTGCATGCCTTGTGCTTTTAATTGTGTGATGGCTTCATCAATTGAATGATGAGTTTCCACCTCTACCCAGTTGCGAGCACCTGCTGAAGTATGGCTGAGTGTGCGCATTTCATCTGGCCAAATAGCATGCACTTTGTGTAACCCCGTAGCATCAGCAGTACGAATAACCGCTGAGACATTGTTGGGCTTATGGACCTCTTCGAGACAAAGGGTAAGGTCTGTTTGGCGTGCTTTGAGCACCTGATGGATACGATGGTAACGTTCTAGGTTCATAATCTATTTTGGTATAAAAAAGCCACCCTATTTTATCGGGTGGCTAGGGTTTGGTAGATCGATTTTGAGTGGTTAGTGCTTACGTCTTCTTACTCGGGTCGCTTGTGCCATACTTTTGATTTTTCTCATAATACTGGCAAGGTGCACACGATCTTTGGTACTGAGCAACACGGTGACGGTATACATTCTACCATCACGTTCTTCGGTCGAAAGTCCGTGGATATTGGAGCCCGTTTTGGAGATGACATTCGTT
This window of the Vibrio azureus genome carries:
- the trmH gene encoding tRNA (guanosine(18)-2'-O)-methyltransferase TrmH — encoded protein: MNLERYHRIHQVLKARQTDLTLCLEEVHKPNNVSAVIRTADATGLHKVHAIWPDEMRTLSHTSAGARNWVEVETHHSIDEAITQLKAQGMQVLVTNLSDNAVDFRDIDYTKPTAIILGSEKVGASEQAKKLADQDIIVPMVGMVQSLNVSVASAVILYEAQRQREAAGMYQRENSALDQETINRILFERGHPVLAKVAKRKGLTYPQLDEQGQIVADDAWWQEMQSK